CCGGATTGTTATCAGCGAAAAAGGTCAAAAGCCAGCTTCTATAATGGTATGAGGGTGTGTTTCAGCAAGACAATGGCAAGCCACATTCTGCATGTGTTACAACAGTTTGGCTCTATAGTAAAAGAGTGCGGTACTGGACGGGcctgcagcaacaaaaaaaccgGACTGCTGTGCAACTGAAGTTGTACATCAAACAAGAATGGGAAATAATTCCAACTTCAAAGCTTCAACTATTAGTGTCCTCAGTTCAAATGCTTTTTGAGTGTTGACAAAAGGGAAAGGTGATGTAACACTGTGGTAAACATACTCCTGTCCCAGCTTTGTTGGAACATATTGCAggcatcaaaatcaaaattagtaaatagcaacaaaaaaaaggtttgaacaaTACATGTCATGTCTATTGATTAATGAATAATTTAAActaggtttgtgtgtgttgtgttaagtTAAATGTTGTTATGTCTCTCCAATATTATTTGTGGTATTGTTTCTGTGATGCATTGAATTTTGTTTAGTTATAGTGACTGCTTAATGTTATTATGCACTGCTATAGATGCACAGGTTTTGCACGGACTCAAGAGGACTGTTTCTGGAAGAAGGTTTAGCAAACTGAGTCTAACCCagaactctgagttgatttaccctgagatgggaaacggagtttttggttccagaacagctgattcaaGTTGGTTCAATCAACCCTCAGTAGGTTCACTCAGGGTTAAGCGCGtgcaccaccacaataaaaagacaGCAATTATACTATGATTCACCACGGCAACAACTTGAAAGAAACTGGTCGGCGGAAAGAGTCATGTGCACATACAGCGAGTTTGaacatatattttgttaaaaaagcaacacagcggCTGCAGCAAAAACTTGCTTAAGCTCTAATATAGTgtattaatttcatatttaatcataaaTACCTGTAATATTACTGATGAAATGTATTGACGGGGTTACATCATTCACCTGCAATACTGTGAAACTTGTTTTTAATGGCTCATACTGGTTTGTACCAAGTGGAACACAACAAagacgtttaaaaaaatgtctttttcaccCTTCTAACAGCGCTttgctatacaatgactttaccAGTAGTCTCTGCATCTCCATGTAAAAGAAAACTGCAATTTGCAGAAGAACGTAATGTGAAAAAGAACCTGCTGGGATGTGGAGCATGTCCATGAGGGGTGACATTATAGGAGGATGGAGAAGGTTATGTAGGTTACCTAACTGATaaactgggaagaaaaacaataccGCTCAAATAGGTTGGCTAgtatctggaaatgaaaatgcatctaTAGTCCCAACGTATGTTTAACTCCCTGCAAAGTAATACAAATTCTTCATCAGCGGGATCGTTGACAAAAGGAAATACcatgttttgataaaaaaaatgttttacattctcCATAAGACAGTTAaccaaccctgttttttttttactcatgcAGATGACTAATaaagactgaatgaatgaggaaatgaaagagcacTGTGTCCGATGGAGGAGACCGTAAGAAACTTGAGGTTTCTAGAAGAAAACCTGCTAACGACCAGATTAGGTTCACACGCTGTTCTCTGAAACGGCTCCCAGAAAGAATACCTGTGGCTAGGGTCCCAGCTAATGGAGATCTTAATAAATCAAATCTCTATTAAATTACGCAATACAGTACACAGTAAATTCATCAACATTGTATACCGGTAAGTCCACCATCAACTTTTTATCTACTGAATATGCTGTTTTACTGTGAATAAAGACAATGTGGTCCGGACCACGGATCTTCAACATGCGGTCCTCATAGTCAAGGCAAGGGGGCCTCCAAATGATTGgttttttccaaaatgaaagTCTTggcatgaatccaacatattaatTGCAAATATCAATCCCCACTGCTTACTGggctataggtaaggtagtcactaagatagccatccacagatacagttgaTCCTAAGTATTCACTATGCCACATGCATGTTTAacactaaaacataatttataaaaacatggcAAGAGCTGttaggctattttaatagcttagagTTCTATACAAAAGGGTATTAAGGCTTTAGGCAGCTCCATgtgttattgaatgcaacttcatttaatacaccatatgtagtagggggtccctatTTCGtctttctttcagttaagggtatcattggtttaaaaaacgttgaagacccctggtctagaCTTTACGCTGCAAGACATACGCTCTCAAGGCAAAATGATGATTGGGAATGcttacatttactttttctgtATAAgacacatttatgtattttttaaagtatgtgCTGTAGTAGAACTACCATTAGACAAGTAATATTTGAGGTATGTTTTGGAGAACATACCTATCTTATTTcatcattaaataaatgattatttttgttgtatctctttttggtgttttgatttgtagacggtccctaatcACCGCCGTCTCTCCTCTGGCTGCTCAGATCAATGTTATTTCTCCAGGTGGAATACGGTTCGTTTGGATGAAAATGAGTTCGTAGCTCGTTGTTAACCTTACTGTGCTAGGAAATATGCGTCGTTTgtggtttataaaaaaaattagaaaaaagatttCGCCATAGAGTACTTGATCCCGGAGTTAATCTGTGAATGTCTCTAACTTTAGCGACTTGTAACATAGTAGGCCAAATGGATGTGTTTCCTGTTAAATGATGCCAGTGTAGGTTACATTGGCCTAAATGTAGGCTATGGGATCCTATAACCAGACTAAAATCCTCATAAAAAAATGATCGCAGTGTTGGCACATCTTTAAACTCAAATTAAGCTGAACACTTTAAAGTAAACCAAAGAGATATTGTTTAGGCTATATTCTCAACATATTGTAGCCAACACAAAATGGTGTTGATAGCGCACTTACCTGTGAGTCTCTGTCACCCCCATACATCCTTAACTCGTCCAAAATGATTCACCAATAATTTCAACCTGGTACAAAGGGAACAAGAAGGCGTATCTAAAAGTTCTTTTTCTGGCGTCAGTTTACAGGTAAAGAAAGAGTGCTCGGTGTTGCCCCCTGCCTTGTTTGGCCGTGGGTGGGGTGGGTGTTTCCCAGGtggtttttgttcttttccctttttttgcgGATGTTTCTCGAGTGCATATCCAACTACACTTGACGGTAAAAGAAGGCTACCCTACAAGACAACTAATTGATGCACAATATTTCCAATTCATATTAGACTATAGCTAATTGAATGTCACCACACCTGCGCAAACCCACTCGAAGACAACACCTCAAGGCTTTATCctaacaataaacacattttgaacaaGAAACAACAAGGCTCTGCACAGCATGATGAAAGCTTTTTGGTAGCTCCACTGAGTGATCTTTTCTGATAACGCTTGATCGTGGCTCACATGAATGTAGAAAGTGAGACAGACATTTTACTATCTATCTTTCTGCCTTGTCATTGTTTTGACTACATGGTTTGCATGTAGACAGGAGTCTCATTGTCAGACACAGACAGCCTAAAACAGCCCTAGAAAAGTTGACAATATACTGGGGGCTACTAAACATGGGGCCTGTTACAGCATGCAGGTTCGCTAAATTCCAGATGCTTAAATGGAAGCCTCTGATCTTATGTCCTGGTATCAGTCCCATGTATCAGGTTTTGCTCAAAAACATATCAAGATAAGTCAGTATGCTTTTGAGTAAGACCTGTGTTTTTCTCCCTGCAAAGtgtcacaaaataaataaatgaggggTTGTGAGATTAGTGAGGTACAAAAGAAGTAAATACAAAGATTTGCAGTAATTTATCTTCtctctgatcttttttttttgcaaagtattAGACTTTTAGCTCTTTGTCCTCAGCTGAGAGGTTTAAAGGGGAAATCTCTCTGTTTGAAACAACTCATAGACATCTAAAATGAGACAGGAGGCCCCAACCAGACACTGCTTTCAAAAGCCTTGTGAAGAGTGACAAGAGCAACCCAACAGCTGTTACCAGAGGTCTGATGaagcattttattcatcagCCTTCATCTTGTTATACTGTTCATCTTGTTTTGTATTACAATCACTTTACTAGGATTATTTCCTACAGcgaggaaaacaaaaaaggttttttcacCATTACTTGTAATTAtagaatgttttattataaaacaggTTGACAGCTAATatagtttatttacagtatagaTCATGCCATGACGTAAAAGGCAAATGTAAAGTGATAAAACAACGTGGACCCTAGAGTTGTAACAAAGTTAAGGCTTAAATGCATATAAAATGGCAAAtttcattaataaaacaatGGCAAAATGAGTATTCAAAGATGTGTAATGTGTCTGTTACAAATTATAGCTGAAAACCAAAAAGAGTGACCACATAAATGTTTTCCAGGAAAGTAACACATTTGTCTTTGaagcagcagtggcagcagcagcagagtggtggtgtaacatttattcatttgcaCACTCAAGGTGGACAAAAAAGCACTGAGTGCATGATTCAATTTCATTTGAACATCATAATTATAAATAGTGTGGTGAATTTGGCAAAATCAATGCATATAGATTATTATATTTTCAGGGGGTTTTGACTTTTACAAAAGCACATTCTCAAGTTACTTTCTGTACTTAACAGCACTTAAAAGCAGAATCTCTCACATTCATTGCATCAATTAAAGTTTCAAATCAGATTTTGTGTGGTTTTTAGtgacacttatttttttaaagttcttatGTTTTAGAAGATCTAAAggactttttaaactttaagcTTTGAGCTTATTTTAAAACTTACAAAatatatgtgaaataaaatatatccaACCATCCATTCAGTGAGTGAGATGAGTCACACATGCGTTATGGACACATGATTGTTGAAAGATTGCAAACACTGACATAAAAAGTGGCACAATTTACATGAATACACATTATATAAGCATTCATCATTATGTGTACTTGGCCACTCAGCTAACGGAAGACTATTTCTGATGcaaatattatattttgcaaTGACTTGAGTAAAGAAAGTTAtggaccatttaaaaaaaacaatgtaatcttGTTATAACACAAAAAGGTTCAAAAAGACTTCCTATGTACTGTAGCTGCCCGGAGCAATacttactttgtattttttcaattcagtcaaatagaaaaagacatttttaggcctGTCATTGCCAGGCCTGAAAGTGCTGAGAAGTCATCTTTGGATGTCCCCGATAATACTATCTGGTCAgcaagaaaggaaaggaggatATACTCAATAAAAGAGCACTTTTTCACAAGATACTTgtacaatctggcacatttttGGAACCCATTTAGGGGTTCAAAGTCCATCAGAAGAGCgcagaaaacacaggaaacgTCTCTGATGGGAGGACAGGAGATGAGGGTGAGGGGCTCAGATGAGGGAGATCCGTATAGGAATGGTGGGAGACTCTGTCCTGTGTTGGGGGGAATGATGGGAAACCACGTGTTCCACCATTGTGTGTTTAGACATGTGTTTCATAAGGTACGTCTCCTGAAGAAAAAAACGACAACACTTTTAATCATCTCCACTGTAGGTAGTTCAGATTTCAAAACTCTTAAATTGGACTTCTAACTCACCGACGTGTACGCCCGGCCGCACATGCTGCAGCAGTAGGCCTTGGCGTTTTTGATGGCGTGTGCAGACAGGTGGATCTGCAGCGAGGCAGAGTCTGAATAGGCACGGTAACAGTTGGAACATTTGAAGGGCTTGTCCTTGTTGTGCTGCCTCTGGTGGGACTTCAGCagaggaaacaaacaaaaaaaaacatgcagaaacGGAGTCACTTTCGTGCCACATTGTAATTTGCACACAGTTTAAGCAGTGGAGGGTCAAGGCTGTAAAACGGATGGCAGGGGTAATGCATTTCATGTTTACCTGCAGATTAGATAGCTGAGTAAAAGCTTTTTCACATCCTGCATGGCCGCATTTGTACGGCCGATCGCCTGTGTGGATTCTGAAATATGATACAATCATTAGAAACTAAAAGTCTTTTCAAACAGGTTAGACAGGAAGCTTCATAACtaacataacaaaacaactCAACCTTAAAAAAGCTCTTTATATAATGTAACACTATTAAAAGGTGAATTTTGTCTTGGTTTACTTAGTGGCGTGTATGCAGAGCGACAAAAGCTGGCCAGCAGAGagtaaacaagaaggaaaaaCTGTGATAACTAGGGAACCACTACACCCCTTCCTTACTGACTGGACCTTAAACACCAATTCCTAATACTGCAGCAACAAGTTCACCCAATTTTAAAGGGTCAGTCaaccaaaattacaaaaaatgtatcaaatttaAGTTTACATTTTCTCAATTCTATTAGTATTGAGTGATGCAATAATTACTGAGAGTTCAACGATTTAGGTTGTGTTGCTTCAtttcataatatttttttttcgaGTCTGTCTTAACGTGGCAGTCAGGTGACCATTTTATGGTCAATATAGGCAATTGAGGCAATTTTTAAATTGCCTAGGCACTGTTTAATttagacaatttttttaaattgtggttTAAATGGGCTGGACACAatattcagaagaaaaaaagaccgGCTTTTACAACAAAGAACAGCAATGAATTAGAAGACGCACAGAGGGAGGGTGATTTTATTCTCTTCTCAGGAGGCCATCACTCCCCTATATCGTTACATAGCAACCATTTGTTTACTGCAATATGCAATATTAATTACAACCATATTCCACCACAGCTCAGTGGGCTAATAGTACTAGTGGGCTGTTCCAGCTCAGAATATAAATGATGTTATTGAAGCAGATTAACAACAGAATACACTTATGCTCATCATAGCTTTGGTGGATATCAACATAATGACAAAACTGACTGTCAGAGATCTGACCTGGTGTGCTGCTGCAGATGGGAGAGTTGGCGGAAACATTTCTCACAGTAGGAGCAGCGATACGGTTTGACGCCCAGGTGTATGCGCAGGTGCTGGGCCAGGTACGATGCGTTTGTAAAGGACTTAGTGCAGTGAGGACACTTGTGAGCCTTCATCTCCGTATGCGTTTTGGAGTGGATCTGCATGTCTGACTTGGAGAAGAAGGTCAGCGGACAAACTTTACACCTGtttcaaaaacacagcaacacagatAGAAGACACACATGAGCGCCCTGACGCAAATTTGCGACATGGggatatttaaatacattatattatatactttttatattaatacatttctcaatacaaacaaaaaattttCTTGACATATAGTGCACCCTCAGAAAGACACATGAATGCCAAGAATACAAGCTGAATTGGAAATTTGTCCTCATTATTGAGCAAGACCAAGTGTGGCCTGTCACACTTTTGACTCTGataaagtttttaaaactttCCATTTGCTTCCTATTTGCACATCTGTTCACGTTTAAAATCTCAAAACTGTGTAACAATgttaagaaaacaatgaaaacagtcTATGTGTGTCCGTCAGTCGGGAAAAGCAAgtatttcttgtatttctaCCTATTACTGTAGTATTTCcactttattactttaaacGTTTTACCCCATTGCATTTATAACACATCTATAGCTACTAGCAGATACctttattatactgtatataaaacacATGATACGTTAATTTTAATGTATAATAGCATGGTGAGTACTTTTGCTATTTATAAGGAATGTATGCTTACTTAAACCTGCTATAAGTGCTTTGTTTTTGGCTAGCAGGGctgcagaaacaagctgtaCAATAGTGAAATGTCATCACAAATGCCATTTGattcattaatttaaaattatttattatagacGCTTTAATATAAAATTACTTATTATAGACgctttaagtaacattttgaatatttttacatCTTACAGAGTATTTTGtatagttttcattttgttgtaattttcatttttacttttttttaattattttaagttaatAATTGGAGTACCTCTTCCCTCATTATGGTCTGTGTTTGGTAAATATCTGGGAcgttaaattaaattcattctattttattctatgTTGTAGCTTCAACCATATTTCAGAGTACAGAGGGTGATTTACTAGATTCCTGGAATTGTAAGTAATGAGTCAGAGGCACTGCACCTTAGTTATCTATGCAAATAGTCCTTTCATACATACCTGTAGGTTTTCCCCTGTTTGGCAGTGATGGTGACACAGGACTGGTCGTTGCCTGAGGCTAGGATCGGGTAGGGCACCACCAAAAGAGACGACCCATTCTCTGCTTTGATCCTTTTACGCCCCCGTTCCTCCTTTGGAGGAGGGCCTAGGAGTCCGACAAGGCCCCCGTTGTTTTTCCCGTGCTCCATCCCATGGCTGCAGgctaaccctgagatgaggtgAGGTGTGGGGGCTCCGCCCAGCCGGCTGTGGCTGCTCGAGGTGGGTGTGGTGGGAGTGATGATCTCTGAGGCGTTGAGGTTGCCTGTTCTGGATGCCAGCGCCACACCTGATTGGTGCAAAAGTGAAGACAGGACTGAGATAGGTTGTCATAAAAATTGCCAATTCAGGTCATATTTGAAGGGAAACAatcatgcaaacacagacaaactgtAACTACATGGATAAA
The Etheostoma cragini isolate CJK2018 chromosome 4, CSU_Ecrag_1.0, whole genome shotgun sequence genome window above contains:
- the znf362a gene encoding zinc finger protein 362a isoform X2, whose amino-acid sequence is MAEPRFNNPYFWPPPSTMPGQEQLMAEKIRPPHLSAVSAPSQQQLLAPPIQSDSGQHGMSKGHQMPVLHSPSQPDIALHARPASSSVTGRILGDVNLNLDDKAAIKARGIWEDWHLRQLIDHPSRTNHVSGVALASRTGNLNASEIITPTTPTSSSHSRLGGAPTPHLISGLACSHGMEHGKNNGGLVGLLGPPPKEERGRKRIKAENGSSLLVVPYPILASGNDQSCVTITAKQGKTYRCKVCPLTFFSKSDMQIHSKTHTEMKAHKCPHCTKSFTNASYLAQHLRIHLGVKPYRCSYCEKCFRQLSHLQQHTRIHTGDRPYKCGHAGCEKAFTQLSNLQSHQRQHNKDKPFKCSNCYRAYSDSASLQIHLSAHAIKNAKAYCCSMCGRAYTSETYLMKHMSKHTMVEHVVSHHSPQHRTESPTIPIRISLI
- the znf362a gene encoding zinc finger protein 362a isoform X1, whose protein sequence is MAEPRFNNPYFWPPPSTMPGQLDNLVLINKIKEQLMAEKIRPPHLSAVSAPSQQQLLAPPIQSDSGQHGMSKGHQMPVLHSPSQPDIALHARPASSSVTGRILGDVNLNLDDKAAIKARGIWEDWHLRQLIDHPSRTNHVSGVALASRTGNLNASEIITPTTPTSSSHSRLGGAPTPHLISGLACSHGMEHGKNNGGLVGLLGPPPKEERGRKRIKAENGSSLLVVPYPILASGNDQSCVTITAKQGKTYRCKVCPLTFFSKSDMQIHSKTHTEMKAHKCPHCTKSFTNASYLAQHLRIHLGVKPYRCSYCEKCFRQLSHLQQHTRIHTGDRPYKCGHAGCEKAFTQLSNLQSHQRQHNKDKPFKCSNCYRAYSDSASLQIHLSAHAIKNAKAYCCSMCGRAYTSETYLMKHMSKHTMVEHVVSHHSPQHRTESPTIPIRISLI